From a single Lytechinus variegatus isolate NC3 chromosome 9, Lvar_3.0, whole genome shotgun sequence genomic region:
- the LOC121421641 gene encoding E3 ubiquitin-protein ligase TRIM56-like, with protein MADALNAISQSMECPVCLSTFTDPKILSCSHTYCKTCLDNLLECHGNSQIRCPVCRAVTQVPNQDIAKLQTNLALKNVIEDMKCHPQICTNCISNDKPSAAVYCQDCGKYLCTTCLHKHSQWGDFMRHDVVAMSEILSGKVSVRRYRKCRKHPNEDDGCFCSTCRRFTCFRCVVMDHTGEGHKVIEGAAYEDKHMKSIEELKSKVDKEQSCYQKYIDFIDEQMKSVDHAKEKCTSDINKAYDEAVLQLTEKREVLLREVKGTTKGVEKELENMKTSAQKHINQLTTIADMVTNRTKIPVDMDTLAAHDTLCEELRELCDQGNPYYVKPRKSSSRGKNFSFKRNVGKDELGLGNIVNAVVDVVVKNVALPTKNSMDTMVSTSDGRMAVGCYTGGMNIFSADGQLQQTVLRGVKIRGVGFLSDDRRVVIDTSNKITLYTPEFTKLNVVFETLSGYKGGISKMTVDGDDLIYVNYQKAKKIQVFSTAGGPAVQCNEYESWQITSYDGSLITSSLATVRLIDKQGTVQHELKKTGSFLCGAVSQWNTILIAKVVHGEGLVSIDEYTNELQYIQNLVNDYTIEKPERQWYYLQQYRSGEIAFCTPDRLYIF; from the coding sequence ATGGCCGATGCATTGAATGCCATCTCCCAGAGTATGGAGTGTCCTGTGTGTCTTTCTACATTCACCGATCCCAAGATCCTGTCTTGTTCTCACACTTACTGCAAGACTTGCCTGGACAACCTCTTGGAGTGCCACGGTAACTCCCAGATCCGGTGTCCTGTCTGCAGAGCTGTAACGCAGGTCCCAAACCAAGATATCGCCAAACTACAGACAAATCTTGCTTTGAAAAATGTAATAGAAGACATGAAGTGTCATCCGCAGATTTGCACGAATTGTATATCTAATGACAAGCCCAGTGCTGCTGTCTACTGCCAAGACTGTGGAAAGTATCTATGCACCACTTGTCTTCATAAGCACTCTCAATGGGGAGACTTCATGCGTCATGACGTCGTCGCCATGAGTGAGATTTTATCAGGAAAGGTGTCAGTACGTAGATACCGCAAATGCAGGAAACACCCGAACGAAGATGATGGATGTTTCTGTTCCACCTGCAGGAGATTCACATGCTTCAGGTGTGTTGTTATGGATCATACGGGAGAAGGACACAAGGTCATCGAGGGAGCTGCTTATGAGGATAAACACATGAAGAGTATCGAAGAACTTAAGTCCAAGGTGGACAAGGAACAATCATGCTATCAGAAATACATTGATTTCATAGATGAACAGATGAAGAGTGTTGACCATGCCAAGGAAAAGTGTACAAGTGACATCAACAAAGCATACGATGAAGCAGTCCTCCAGTTGACAGAGAAGAGAGAAGTCCTACTTAGAGAAGTCAAGGGAACGACTAAAGGGGTAGAGAAAGAACTGGAAAACATGAAGACATCGGCTCAGAAGCACATCAATCAGTTGACGACCATTGCTGACATGGTAACCAATAGAACGAAGATTCCAGTAGATATGGATACTTTGGCTGCACATGACACTCTATGTGAAGAGTTACGAGAGCTCTGTGATCAAGGGAATCCCTATTACGTGAAGCCGAGAAAATCGAGCAGCAGAGGGAAGAATTTCTCTTTCAAGAGAAACGTTGGAAAGGATGAGCTAGGCCTTGGCAATATTGTTAATGCAGTTGTTGATGTAGTTGTAAAGAATGTCGCTTTGCCTACTAAAAATAGTATGGATACCATGGTTAGTACTTCAGACGGTAGGATGGCAGTAGGATGTTATACAGGTGGCATGAATATCTTCTCTGCTGATGGTCAGCTCCAGCAAACAGTTCTTAGGGGTGTTAAGATTCGTGGGGTAGGGTTCCTCTCTGATGATCGACGTGTTgtgattgatacttcaaacaaAATTACACTGTATACACCAGAGTTCACAAAATTGAATGTAGTGTTTGAGACTCTGAGTGGTTATAAAGGTGGGATTTCTAAGATGactgttgatggtgatgatttgaTCTATGTAAACTACCAGAAAGCCAAGAAGATCCAGGTTTTTTCAACAGCAGGTGGGCCAGCAGTGCAATGCAATGAGTATGAATCTTGGCAAATCACTAGTTACGATGGTTCTCTTATCACTTCATCACTTGCTACTGTCAGATTGATAGACAAACAGGGTACTGTAcaacatgaattaaaaaaaacgggTAGCTTTCTTTGCGGTGCTGTATCTCAATGGAATACAATCCTGATAGCCAAGGTGGTGCATGGTGAAGGTTTGGTGAGCATTGACGAATATACAAATGAACTACAGTACATTCAAAACCTGGTTAATGATTACACGATAGAGAAGCCGGAGAGACAATGGTATTATCTCCAGCAGTACCGATCAGGAGAGATCGCTTTCTGCACCCCGGATAGACTTTACATTTTCTAA